One genomic window of Ilyobacter polytropus DSM 2926 includes the following:
- a CDS encoding YebC/PmpR family DNA-binding transcriptional regulator, which translates to MAGHSKWSNIKHRKGAQDKKRAKLFTKLGKELTISAKEGGGDINFNPRLRLALEKARSGNMPKDNIDRAIKKGTGELEGVEYVEIRYEGYGPSGTAFIVDVVTDNKNRSASSVRSTFSKRGGNLGSDGAVAWMFNKNGLIEIPAEGIDEEELMMTALEAGAEDVKLEDETFEVITDPADFQTVLDSLVEAGYKYEEAEVTMIPENKVEITDEDTAKKVFGLFEALEDIDDVDDVYSNFDIPDEIMEKIMG; encoded by the coding sequence GTGGCAGGACATAGTAAATGGTCGAACATAAAGCATAGAAAAGGTGCTCAGGATAAAAAAAGAGCCAAATTATTCACAAAACTTGGAAAAGAACTTACAATATCAGCAAAAGAAGGGGGAGGAGATATAAACTTCAACCCTAGACTTAGACTGGCTTTAGAAAAAGCAAGATCAGGAAATATGCCAAAGGATAATATAGATAGAGCCATAAAAAAAGGTACCGGAGAACTTGAAGGAGTTGAGTACGTAGAGATAAGATATGAAGGATACGGTCCATCAGGAACTGCCTTTATAGTTGACGTAGTTACTGACAACAAAAACAGATCAGCATCTTCAGTGAGATCTACTTTTTCCAAAAGAGGAGGAAATCTAGGATCTGACGGAGCTGTAGCATGGATGTTTAATAAAAACGGACTTATAGAAATACCTGCTGAGGGAATAGATGAAGAAGAACTTATGATGACTGCATTAGAAGCAGGAGCAGAGGATGTAAAGCTTGAAGATGAGACCTTTGAAGTGATTACAGACCCGGCAGATTTTCAGACTGTATTAGATTCTCTTGTAGAAGCTGGCTATAAGTATGAGGAAGCAGAGGTAACTATGATTCCTGAAAACAAAGTGGAGATAACAGATGAAGATACAGCGAAAAAAGTTTTTGGTCTTTTTGAAGCCTTAGAAGACATCGATGATGTAGATGACGTTTACTCAAACTTTGACATTCCAGATGAGATAATGGAAAAAATAATGGGATAA
- a CDS encoding helix-turn-helix domain-containing protein translates to MDFKKFLKDRRKNLGYSQNKFAKSIGITQSYFNTIERGEVKNPPSEEVLDKISQGLQLNEKETETLKYLAALERTPDIIMKELSKLKKELTSAESLKANINLKESLPLIKGIPVYERISAGIGAINDGEVTDYLSIPGIKNAQEVFAVNVWGDSMEPNIKDGSVIICRKDVEIRDGEIGAFLLNDEAYVKRIKVTNQYVALMSDNPNYPPIFIGPGENLIAVGKVIKVLSDI, encoded by the coding sequence ATGGATTTTAAAAAATTCCTTAAAGACAGAAGAAAAAATTTGGGATACAGTCAGAATAAATTTGCAAAGTCTATAGGAATAACTCAGTCCTATTTCAACACCATCGAGAGGGGAGAGGTAAAAAATCCTCCCAGCGAAGAAGTTTTAGACAAAATATCACAAGGGCTTCAGCTAAATGAAAAAGAAACTGAAACGCTGAAATACCTTGCTGCCCTAGAAAGAACACCGGATATTATAATGAAGGAACTTTCAAAACTAAAAAAAGAGCTTACTTCGGCAGAATCTTTAAAGGCAAATATCAACCTAAAGGAAAGTCTCCCTCTGATAAAGGGAATACCCGTGTATGAAAGAATAAGTGCAGGTATAGGGGCTATAAACGATGGAGAAGTGACAGACTATCTCTCTATCCCAGGGATAAAAAATGCCCAGGAAGTCTTTGCTGTTAATGTTTGGGGTGATTCTATGGAACCAAATATAAAAGATGGATCGGTTATCATATGTAGAAAGGATGTTGAGATCAGAGACGGAGAGATCGGAGCGTTTTTATTAAATGATGAGGCTTACGTTAAAAGAATAAAGGTGACCAACCAGTATGTTGCCCTTATGAGCGATAATCCAAATTATCCTCCTATTTTTATCGGACCTGGAGAAAATCTGATAGCTGTGGGAAAAGTTATAAAAGTATTGAGTGATATATAA
- a CDS encoding DMT family transporter, whose translation MNKNHNSIFADIALLLVAVIWGSGFTATQVSLDSGFLPFTTMAIRFGIAAILMSVIFIKKLKYINKKDIIAGSVVGFFLFTAFASQTIGLQFTTPSKNAFLTATNVILVPFIYWFMSKKKPDIYSVTAAFICVCGIAFISLEKDLTLGIGDSLSLLCAILFAFHISSTGFYSHKVDTTVLSVTQMWFASILSFIGAFFTETFPNSVPVNGVLSVIYIGVFGTMIAFFIQTTAQKYTTPTKTAIILSTEALFGTIFSVIILKEIITAKMIIGGISIFLAIITAETKWKFFYKGKAKIIKSDL comes from the coding sequence ATGAATAAAAATCATAACAGTATCTTTGCAGACATTGCCCTTCTTCTCGTAGCTGTTATATGGGGTTCTGGATTCACAGCCACTCAGGTGTCATTAGATAGTGGTTTTCTTCCCTTTACCACAATGGCTATTAGATTTGGAATTGCTGCAATTTTAATGAGTGTTATATTTATAAAAAAACTAAAATATATAAACAAAAAAGACATTATAGCAGGTTCAGTGGTTGGTTTTTTTCTTTTTACAGCCTTTGCATCCCAGACAATAGGACTTCAGTTTACTACTCCCTCAAAAAATGCGTTTCTTACAGCTACCAACGTTATTTTAGTTCCTTTTATTTATTGGTTTATGTCCAAAAAAAAACCTGATATTTATTCTGTCACAGCAGCTTTTATTTGTGTCTGCGGCATAGCTTTTATCTCTCTAGAAAAAGATCTGACTCTTGGTATAGGAGATTCCCTGTCTTTACTGTGTGCAATTTTATTTGCCTTTCATATAAGTTCTACCGGATTTTACAGTCATAAGGTGGATACTACAGTGCTTTCTGTTACCCAGATGTGGTTTGCATCAATCTTATCCTTTATAGGGGCTTTTTTCACAGAAACTTTTCCTAATTCAGTACCTGTAAATGGTGTCTTATCAGTAATTTATATAGGGGTTTTCGGTACCATGATAGCTTTTTTTATCCAGACCACAGCACAAAAATATACAACACCTACAAAGACAGCTATTATATTGTCTACCGAAGCTCTTTTCGGAACTATCTTTTCAGTTATAATTTTGAAGGAGATAATAACAGCTAAAATGATAATCGGTGGAATCTCAATATTTCTAGCTATAATTACCGCTGAAACAAAATGGAAATTCTTTTATAAAGGAAAAGCAAAAATTATAAAATCAGACCTCTGA
- a CDS encoding SPFH domain-containing protein, translating into MFQMLIFFLFILVIVFLIIFNVKIVPQSKAYVIERLGAYLTTWETGLNILIPFLDRISKRVSLKEQVVDFPPQPVITKDNVTIQIDSVVYYQITDPKLYTYGVENPINAIENLTATTLRNIIGEMELDTTLTSRDTINTKMRAILDEATDPWGIKVNRVELKNILPPEEIQDAMEKQMKAERGRRESILRAEGQKKSAILVAEGEKEAAILRAEAKREAYIREAEGRAEAILKTQKAKAEAIKMLNAANTTKEVLSLKAMETFEKVADGKSTKIIIPSELQSIANIATAFTEITNTKEENINKDTEEKKENEDKYTQEKNNNL; encoded by the coding sequence ATGTTTCAAATGCTTATATTTTTCTTATTTATACTGGTAATAGTTTTTCTTATAATATTCAACGTAAAAATAGTCCCTCAGTCAAAGGCCTATGTAATAGAGAGGCTAGGTGCGTATCTTACAACTTGGGAAACAGGACTGAATATTCTTATTCCTTTTTTGGATAGAATATCCAAAAGAGTATCCTTAAAGGAACAGGTAGTTGATTTTCCTCCTCAACCTGTAATAACGAAGGATAATGTAACAATCCAAATCGATTCTGTGGTGTATTACCAGATAACTGACCCGAAACTATATACCTATGGAGTAGAAAATCCTATTAATGCAATTGAAAATCTAACTGCTACAACACTTAGAAATATAATAGGAGAGATGGAGTTGGATACAACATTAACCTCTAGAGATACTATAAATACAAAGATGAGGGCGATTTTAGATGAGGCAACAGATCCCTGGGGAATAAAAGTCAACAGGGTGGAACTAAAGAACATCCTTCCTCCTGAAGAGATACAAGACGCCATGGAAAAGCAGATGAAGGCAGAAAGGGGAAGAAGAGAATCAATTTTGAGAGCAGAAGGTCAGAAAAAATCTGCAATCCTTGTGGCTGAAGGAGAAAAAGAAGCTGCCATACTGAGAGCAGAAGCCAAAAGAGAAGCCTATATAAGAGAAGCTGAAGGAAGAGCAGAGGCTATTCTCAAAACTCAAAAGGCCAAGGCAGAGGCGATAAAAATGCTTAATGCTGCCAATACAACTAAAGAGGTTCTTTCTCTAAAAGCTATGGAAACTTTTGAAAAAGTGGCAGACGGAAAATCTACAAAGATCATAATACCATCTGAACTTCAAAGTATTGCAAATATAGCAACAGCCTTTACTGAGATAACAAACACCAAAGAAGAAAATATAAACAAAGATACAGAAGAAAAAAAAGAGAATGAAGATAAGTATACTCAGGAAAAAAACAATAATTTATGA
- a CDS encoding Na+/H+ antiporter NhaC family protein: protein MKRSSISLLLFSLAPAIAMAGDAAANADHYGILTLLPPVLAIILAFTTRNVILSLFIGIYSGAFLLGVQNNGVLGGFLDGFQDIISRVINSMADSWNAGIILQVLTIGGLIALISKMGGARAVAEALAKKAKSPVSAQLITWLMGIFIFFDDYANALIVGPIMRPITDKMKVSRERLAFIIDATAAPIAGLALISTWIGYEISVIKEGYAMIGMENINAYSVFVETIPYRFYNILMLAFVFISSFLSRDFGPMLKAEKNARANGISSNSKSKTVSADDHISAPKEGITYSIYSAIIPIGVLIIASFVGFYYNGLSTLEGDVLTAVNASPLSIYAIRETFGASDASVVLFQAALFASIVAIVMALAKRTLSLGEALETWVNGMKPLMITCVILLLAWSLSSVIKDLGTSTYLVSLLSDTIPKQALPGIVFVMASFIAFATGTSYGTMGILMPLSIPLANAIGITGGLAAEDLHSFTVASIGAVLTGAIFGDHCSPISDTTIMSSMGAGCDHLEHVRTQLVYALAVAGISLVFGYLPAGLGLPIGMILPLAVLAVYLLVRFVGKPVDQTEAEIESVIQ from the coding sequence ATGAAAAGATCTAGTATTTCATTACTTTTATTTTCACTAGCTCCTGCCATAGCAATGGCTGGAGATGCAGCTGCAAATGCTGATCATTATGGTATTCTTACACTTTTACCGCCAGTTTTGGCTATAATTCTGGCATTTACTACAAGAAACGTTATTTTATCACTTTTCATCGGGATATATTCCGGTGCCTTTCTATTGGGAGTTCAGAACAACGGAGTCCTTGGTGGATTTTTAGATGGATTTCAAGATATTATAAGCAGAGTTATTAACTCAATGGCTGACTCATGGAATGCAGGTATAATACTTCAAGTGCTTACAATAGGTGGTCTTATCGCACTTATTTCAAAAATGGGTGGAGCCAGAGCAGTAGCAGAAGCTCTTGCAAAAAAGGCCAAATCACCTGTATCTGCCCAGCTTATCACATGGCTGATGGGAATCTTTATATTCTTTGATGACTATGCTAACGCTCTTATTGTAGGACCTATTATGAGGCCTATAACTGATAAAATGAAAGTTTCAAGAGAGAGGTTAGCCTTTATTATCGATGCCACTGCTGCACCTATAGCAGGACTTGCCTTGATATCAACTTGGATAGGTTATGAGATCTCTGTTATAAAAGAAGGATACGCCATGATCGGTATGGAAAACATAAATGCGTATAGTGTTTTCGTAGAAACTATACCTTATAGATTTTACAATATTCTTATGCTTGCATTTGTATTTATTTCTTCTTTTCTGTCTAGAGATTTTGGACCTATGCTAAAAGCGGAAAAAAATGCAAGAGCAAATGGTATCAGCAGCAACTCTAAATCAAAAACTGTAAGTGCTGATGATCATATATCTGCTCCTAAGGAAGGAATAACTTATTCCATATATAGCGCTATTATACCTATAGGGGTATTAATTATAGCATCTTTTGTAGGTTTCTATTACAACGGTTTATCAACTCTCGAGGGAGATGTTCTAACTGCTGTTAATGCTTCGCCACTTTCTATTTATGCCATTAGAGAGACCTTTGGAGCATCTGATGCATCGGTGGTTCTTTTCCAGGCTGCCCTGTTTGCATCGATAGTAGCTATAGTCATGGCTCTTGCCAAAAGAACCCTTTCATTAGGAGAGGCTTTGGAAACATGGGTAAACGGAATGAAACCTCTTATGATAACTTGTGTGATATTACTTTTAGCATGGTCTCTTAGCTCTGTTATAAAAGACCTAGGTACTTCGACATATCTTGTCTCCCTTTTATCAGATACTATACCAAAACAGGCGCTTCCAGGTATTGTATTCGTTATGGCTTCCTTTATAGCCTTTGCTACAGGAACCTCTTACGGTACCATGGGAATCTTAATGCCTCTTTCCATTCCTCTTGCGAATGCAATAGGAATTACTGGAGGATTAGCTGCAGAAGACCTTCACAGCTTCACTGTTGCCTCTATAGGAGCTGTTCTAACAGGAGCAATCTTCGGGGATCACTGCTCTCCTATATCTGACACCACTATTATGTCATCTATGGGTGCTGGTTGTGACCACCTTGAGCACGTTAGAACACAGCTTGTTTATGCTTTGGCTGTTGCTGGTATCTCTCTTGTATTCGGATACCTTCCTGCAGGACTAGGCTTACCTATCGGCATGATTTTACCTCTTGCTGTCCTGGCAGTTTATCTCTTAGTTAGATTTGTAGGAAAACCTGTAGATCAAACAGAGGCAGAAATTGAAAGTGTAATTCAATAA
- the folP gene encoding dihydropteroate synthase: MKNYYTRVINLENLDEAKRELQGIGVYDGELREMAEKSVFRNLKIKNLDSRSANAIKQMTLSVGADASVAKELGELNIEMTDVVISANLSQYNRLYHKLFESRMNLKRIAEEIKNVLIKYDTKITPVVIGGKEFDFAKKSYVMGILNITPDSFSDGGKNTSLEEAVKNAKKMVKHGAHIIDIGGESSRPGAEYIPANKELDRILPVLERLVKEIDVPISIDTYKSEVAKECLKKGAHIINDISGLRSDSEMAKVISESGAYCILMHMQGTPKTMQVNPKYDDLIDDLIYELKKSIDIGEKAGIESQNIILDPGIGFGKTFDHNLEIINRLEEFKTLGKPILVGASRKKFIGDILGSKVNERLEGSLAVAAISASKGASILRVHDVKETAKVLKVADAIKNTRIK; the protein is encoded by the coding sequence ATGAAAAATTATTATACCAGAGTAATAAATCTTGAAAATCTAGATGAAGCTAAACGTGAGCTTCAGGGTATAGGGGTTTACGATGGAGAACTAAGAGAGATGGCTGAAAAATCTGTCTTTAGAAATCTCAAAATAAAGAATCTAGATTCTAGAAGTGCCAATGCAATCAAGCAGATGACCTTGTCTGTGGGGGCTGATGCATCTGTTGCAAAGGAACTAGGAGAATTGAATATTGAGATGACAGACGTTGTAATTTCTGCAAATCTGTCACAATATAACAGACTCTATCATAAACTTTTTGAAAGTCGGATGAACCTTAAAAGGATAGCAGAAGAAATAAAAAATGTCCTTATAAAATACGATACTAAAATCACTCCTGTTGTAATAGGTGGAAAAGAGTTTGATTTTGCAAAGAAAAGCTATGTAATGGGGATACTCAACATAACTCCAGATTCCTTTTCTGACGGGGGGAAAAACACTTCTTTAGAAGAGGCTGTCAAAAACGCAAAGAAGATGGTGAAACATGGTGCTCATATAATTGATATAGGTGGTGAATCATCACGTCCTGGTGCAGAATATATTCCTGCAAATAAAGAGTTAGACAGAATTCTCCCTGTTTTAGAAAGACTCGTAAAGGAGATAGATGTACCGATATCTATTGACACCTATAAATCTGAAGTTGCCAAAGAGTGCCTTAAAAAAGGGGCGCATATAATAAATGATATAAGTGGACTAAGAAGCGATAGCGAGATGGCAAAAGTGATATCAGAATCAGGTGCATACTGTATATTAATGCATATGCAGGGAACACCTAAGACTATGCAGGTAAATCCTAAATATGATGATCTGATAGATGACCTTATATATGAACTTAAAAAAAGTATTGATATAGGTGAAAAAGCAGGTATTGAAAGTCAGAATATAATTTTAGATCCTGGAATTGGGTTTGGAAAAACATTTGATCACAATCTTGAGATTATAAACAGACTTGAAGAGTTTAAAACTCTTGGGAAGCCTATATTGGTGGGAGCATCTAGAAAAAAATTTATAGGGGATATTTTAGGATCTAAAGTAAATGAAAGACTAGAGGGAAGTCTGGCAGTAGCTGCAATATCTGCATCTAAAGGTGCCTCTATACTCAGAGTTCACGATGTGAAGGAAACAGCAAAGGTTCTAAAGGTAGCAGATGCAATCAAAAATACCAGGATAAAATAA
- a CDS encoding NfeD family protein, with protein sequence MYIWLILTVIFLILEGYTTALISIWFALAAGILTLTSGYIPDIMKQFYFFVALSFVFIIVTRPLSKKLLSKRKEKIESRIIGQTVEIKKVISSGEYETYLDGKHWKAKCDRELHIGDKARVLRIQGIKLILEKE encoded by the coding sequence ATGTATATATGGCTGATATTAACAGTAATATTTTTAATTTTGGAAGGTTACACCACAGCACTGATAAGTATATGGTTTGCTCTGGCAGCTGGTATTCTGACTCTAACTTCTGGCTATATTCCAGATATAATGAAGCAGTTTTATTTTTTTGTGGCTCTTTCGTTTGTCTTTATAATAGTTACCAGGCCACTCAGTAAGAAACTTCTTTCTAAGAGAAAAGAGAAGATAGAGAGCAGGATAATCGGTCAAACTGTAGAGATAAAAAAAGTTATCTCTTCTGGGGAGTATGAGACCTACTTAGACGGTAAACACTGGAAAGCAAAGTGTGATAGGGAGCTTCATATAGGAGATAAAGCCAGGGTTCTTAGAATCCAGGGAATAAAATTAATTTTGGAGAAGGAGTGA
- a CDS encoding NAD+ synthase: MEKLKLNMETVENVLIDFIKEEIGKAGFEKVVLGLSGGIDSALVAALAAKALGPENVLGVMMPYKSSSKESVEHAKLLVEATGIKTELMEITDMVDAYFEKNPDMDNMRKGNKMARERMTILYDRSAKERALVLGTSNKTEILLGYSTQFGDSASAINPIGDLYKTHVWELSERLGVPKEIIAKKPSADLWEGQSDENELGFSYNMADRILYRLIDERYERSELIEEGFEEWIVDTIIRKIKLSQYKRKLPLIAKISRRTIGREFRYPRDWGI, from the coding sequence ATGGAAAAATTAAAACTCAATATGGAAACAGTAGAAAATGTATTGATTGATTTTATCAAAGAGGAAATAGGCAAGGCAGGATTTGAAAAAGTGGTACTAGGACTCTCAGGTGGAATAGATTCGGCACTGGTGGCGGCACTTGCAGCCAAGGCTTTAGGTCCTGAAAATGTATTAGGTGTAATGATGCCTTATAAAAGTTCTAGTAAAGAGAGTGTAGAACATGCCAAACTTCTAGTGGAAGCAACTGGAATAAAAACTGAGCTTATGGAAATAACTGATATGGTGGATGCTTATTTTGAAAAAAATCCTGATATGGATAATATGAGGAAGGGAAATAAGATGGCCAGAGAAAGAATGACAATTTTATATGACAGGTCTGCAAAGGAAAGAGCTCTTGTTTTGGGGACATCTAATAAAACCGAGATTTTACTTGGGTACAGCACACAATTTGGAGATTCGGCTTCTGCCATAAATCCTATAGGAGACCTCTACAAGACGCATGTATGGGAGCTTTCTGAAAGACTGGGAGTGCCTAAAGAGATAATAGCTAAAAAGCCAAGTGCCGACCTTTGGGAGGGTCAAAGTGACGAAAATGAACTTGGATTTTCTTATAATATGGCAGACAGGATACTCTATAGACTTATAGATGAAAGATATGAGAGAAGTGAACTTATAGAAGAAGGCTTCGAAGAGTGGATAGTAGATACTATAATAAGAAAGATAAAGCTTTCCCAATATAAAAGAAAACTTCCTTTGATAGCAAAAATATCAAGAAGAACTATAGGAAGAGAGTTCCGTTATCCTAGGGACTGGGGTATATAG
- a CDS encoding MBL fold metallo-hydrolase produces the protein MKISILGSGSSGNATFLEVDGFKFLVDAGFSGKKIKEKLELIGENIEELGALLITHEHLDHILGAGVLSRKYNIPIYITGESYKVCAEKLGKISENNLRLVDGDFRLMESVKVTPFDVMHDAERTIGFKIENSRGKKLAISTDIGYINNIVREHFKDVNIVVIECNYDYQMLMSCSYPWDLKARVKGRNGHLSNTDAAKFIGDINHPGLEKVYLAHVSRDSNSYETAINTVRDELKRQCIEVEIEIAYQEKNTNIFKV, from the coding sequence ATGAAAATATCTATACTGGGAAGTGGTAGCTCTGGAAATGCTACCTTTCTAGAAGTTGACGGATTTAAATTTTTGGTGGATGCAGGTTTTAGCGGTAAGAAAATAAAAGAAAAACTTGAACTTATAGGAGAAAACATAGAGGAATTAGGAGCTCTGCTTATCACACATGAGCATTTAGACCATATATTGGGAGCTGGAGTTTTGTCTAGAAAATATAATATTCCTATATATATTACAGGTGAAAGTTACAAAGTCTGTGCAGAAAAATTGGGGAAGATCTCAGAAAATAACCTCAGGCTTGTAGACGGGGACTTCAGATTGATGGAAAGTGTGAAAGTAACTCCCTTTGATGTTATGCATGATGCAGAGAGAACCATAGGTTTTAAGATAGAAAATAGCCGTGGGAAAAAATTGGCTATTTCGACAGATATAGGATATATAAACAATATAGTGAGGGAACATTTTAAGGATGTAAACATAGTGGTGATAGAGTGCAACTATGACTATCAGATGCTTATGAGCTGCTCCTATCCTTGGGACTTAAAGGCTAGGGTCAAGGGAAGAAACGGCCATCTGTCAAATACAGATGCAGCCAAGTTTATAGGGGATATAAATCATCCTGGACTTGAAAAAGTCTATCTTGCTCATGTGAGTCGGGACAGTAATAGCTATGAAACGGCTATAAATACTGTGAGAGATGAACTTAAGAGGCAGTGTATAGAGGTTGAGATTGAGATAGCATATCAGGAAAAGAACACAAATATATTTAAGGTATAG
- a CDS encoding uracil-DNA glycosylase, which translates to MKLEIRELWEELKFDLGGMKMPKLDGVKDRKLLLGGGNTKGDILFIGDDPDLFEDENMRVLPGTSGEFFIKLCDLADLSPEKYYITNISKCILKWRELSEEEKKVMKEYLDMQIALIKPKIIVALGPEVVTVLLNEESNISDMRGKVYNWEGNIKVIPTYDPGYVKRVRGLDGKKARPAVEFWNDLKMIKTEI; encoded by the coding sequence ATGAAATTGGAGATTAGAGAGTTGTGGGAAGAGCTAAAGTTTGATCTAGGCGGAATGAAGATGCCGAAATTAGACGGAGTCAAAGACAGAAAACTTCTTTTAGGAGGAGGGAACACAAAGGGGGATATTCTATTTATAGGGGATGACCCAGACCTTTTTGAAGATGAGAACATGAGAGTACTTCCAGGAACAAGTGGAGAATTTTTTATAAAGCTTTGCGATCTGGCAGATTTATCGCCTGAAAAATACTATATAACAAATATTTCCAAGTGTATACTAAAATGGAGAGAGCTTTCTGAAGAGGAAAAAAAAGTTATGAAGGAGTATCTGGATATGCAGATAGCTCTTATAAAACCAAAAATAATAGTGGCATTAGGACCAGAGGTAGTAACGGTGCTTCTCAATGAGGAATCGAATATATCAGATATGAGAGGTAAAGTCTATAACTGGGAGGGGAATATAAAAGTCATTCCAACCTATGATCCGGGATATGTAAAACGTGTGAGGGGTCTTGACGGGAAAAAAGCTAGACCTGCTGTGGAATTTTGGAATGATCTGAAAATGATAAAAACTGAGATTTAA